A single region of the Glycine max cultivar Williams 82 chromosome 20, Glycine_max_v4.0, whole genome shotgun sequence genome encodes:
- the LOC100817709 gene encoding BAR domain-containing protein, which yields MEVQQWWRLRFSFRNATMVVCFLNIITAIFLLHAFLTSAYTRNKFSNANSNSAQLNYIKESEEIRLAMLPVELIKRVREIEQEVYTEPETAQKKDTKLTAAVDLSKRLKDFRSLNDAASLKALEEWRKRKMERARQRELEKNGTTSSQA from the exons atggagGTGCAGCAATGGTGGAGGCTCAGATTCTCCTTCAGGAATGCAACCATGGTCGTGTGTTTCCTTAACATAATCACTGCAATCTTCTTGCTTCATGCTTTTCTCACCTCTGCTTACACCCGCAACAAATTCTCCAACGCTAACTCAAACTCAG CTCAACTCAATTACATTAAGGAATCTGAAGAGATTCGACTTGCCATGCTACCGGTGGAACTGATAAAAAGA GTGAGGGAGATTGAGCAGGAAGTATACACTGAACCAGAAACTGCCCAGAAGAAAGACACAAAGCTGACTGCTGCAGTTGATCTGTCTAAAAGGTTAAAGGATTTCCGTTCCTTGAATGATGCTGCCAGCTTGaaag CTTTGGAGGAATGGCGAAAGAGGAAGATGGAGAGGGCCAGACAAAGAGAATTGGAGAAAAATGGAACAACTTCTTCTCAAGCTTGA